In bacterium, the following are encoded in one genomic region:
- a CDS encoding ferredoxin family protein, whose translation MPAKGKVEIDRDQCKSCGFCVEFCPRGVLRISKEYNDKGYYPAEQSGEDCTGCAICALVCPEAIIEVWRD comes from the coding sequence ATGCCAGCGAAGGGAAAGGTCGAAATCGACAGAGATCAGTGCAAATCCTGCGGGTTTTGCGTTGAATTCTGTCCCAGGGGGGTTCTTCGGATCTCAAAGGAGTACAACGACAAGGGGTATTATCCCGCGGAGCAGTCCGGCGAAGACTGCACCGGCTGCGCCATCTGCGCGCTGGTATGCCCCGAAGCCATCATCGAGGTGTGGCGTGACTAA